Genomic DNA from Arthrobacter sp. B1I2:
GTGGGCTAGCTCCGCGCGCCTGCTGGCAGCGCGTTTTCAGCGCAGCACGGCAGGTTCAGAGCAGCACGGCGGTGACGGCAAGGTCCTTGCCCGCGTACCGTTCGGCGTCCTGCAGGATTTCGCAGATGATGCCGAACGACCGGTCGCCGCGGAACGGGGCAGCGACCTGCCACAGGACCGTGACGGGCGGGTTGCCGTTGTCGGTGATGCTGTCGGCGAAGTCGTGGAGCGAGTCGTTCAGCGCGTCAAGGTTCACGCCGTAGTGTTCGGGGAAGTCCAGGACCTCACCGAAGGTTTCCAGGACGGCGCGTTTGCTGTCCGCCGGAGGGATGATCACGCTGCGGCGCCCGGCGTCGGCCACCTGTTCCTGCAGCTCTTCCAGGGTCCAAGTGTCGCCGGAGAAAATTTTCATGGGTGTGCTAGCTGCCTTCTGCTATGTACTTGAACGTTTCGTAGTGGTCACCGGTGTAATACTTCTCCCCGCCGTTGCCCGCGACGATGCGTCGTGCGCCACGGTCGGATTCGCCGGGGGTGGGGACCGTGTACTCCCGGTAGTAGCCCCGGTCCCGGACGGGCAGGACCCGCTCAAAGTTGCCGAATACCTGGTCATCCTGGCTGAACTGGAAGGGACCGCCCGCCCGGATCAGCCCCAGCACCCGGCGGCCATCCGCAGGCAGGGCGGATTCCCTGATCTCCGGCAGGCTGGACGGGTTCGTGCGCCGCTGGGGCGACGACTGTTTTGCTGCCGCGGACGTGGCCGTTCCGTCCGGAGTGGCGGTGCGGCTGGAAGCCGTTCCCGGCGTCGTGCTTTCCGTCTGCTGACCCAGCAGCCCGGCGCCGCCGAACGCCACCATGGCGAGCACCACAAGGGCGGCGAGGAGCAAGGGAAGGATGGAACGGTTGCGCATTCGGGTTTTACCTGCCGGCTGGATGTTGCGGGGTCCTGTTGTTACGGGGTTCAGGTGCGGTAGATGCTGATGGAGTTGGCCTCGGCGAGGTCGGTTTCCCCCGAGGCCACTTGGATGCCCTGCCGCTCTTTGTGGCGGGGTGAGGTGGTCAGCCGAAGCTCGAACAGGCTCGGGGTTTGCCGCCCTGCATCCGGGAGGGTGACCAACACGTCCGAGGCGCCGCCGTTCACCACCACCAGCCCGGCCAGTTCGCCGCCGTCGTCACCCAGCAGGAGCTGCATGACGCGGTGCTGCGGATCATTCCAGCGTTCAGCGGACATGGGCTGGCCATGCTGGTCGAACCAGTAAAGGTAGGACTGTTCGTCCCGGACGGGGAAGTCGTGGGGCTGGGCAGCCAGGAACTCCTTGCGCAGCCGGATGTACCGTTTCGTGCTGCGCAGCATTTCGTGCGCCTCCGGCGTCAGCGTCCAGTCCAGCCAGGTCATGGCGTTGTCCTGGCAGTAGGCGTTGTTGTTCCCCTGCTGCGTCCGCGCCAGTTCGTCTCCTGCCATGATCATGGGAACCCCGAGCGCGACCATGAGCGATGCCATCAGGTTGCGGCGGGCCTGGGCACGCTTGGCCAGGATCGCTCCGTTCTCGGTGGGTCCCTCCACGCCGTGGTTGTAGCTGCGGTTGTCCCCATGACCGTCCCTGTTCTCTTCGCCGTTGTCCTCATTGTGTTTCCGCTCGAAGGAGACGAGGTCGTTCATGGTGAAGCCGTCGTGGGCGGTGATGAAGTTCAGCGACGCCAGCCGGGATCGGCCGGACGCCTGGAAGAGGCCCGCAGAACCGGACAGGGCGTCTGCGAGCTTGGCCATGGTCCCGCCGCTTCCGCCGGAATCAAGGGCCTCGCGGTCTGCTACCCAGAAGGTCCGGACCGCGTCCCGGAAGTGGTCGTTCCAGTCCACCCAGCCGCCGGGGAACCGGCCGGTCTGCCAGCCGCCGTCGCCAATGTCCCAGGGCTCGGCAATCAGCTTGACCTCGGACAGGACGGGATCGGCGGCCACGGCGGTCAGGAAGGGGTGTTTGGGGTCGAATTCGTTCGCAGCGTTCCGGCAGAGCGTGACGGCGAGGTCGAACCGGAACCCGTCGATGTGGAACTCGTCCACCCAATACCGCAGTGAATCAGTGACCATCTGGACCACGCGCTGGTCCGCGAAGTTGAGCGTGTTGCCGCAGCCCGTGGTGTCGATGTACTTGCCGTGGCCGTCCACACGGTAGTACGTGTCCTCGCCCAGGCCGCGGAAGCTCAGGACCTGGCCGTCCGGACCGCCCTCGGCCGTGTGGTTGTAGACGACATCGAGGATGACCTCCAGACCGGCAGCGTGGAGTGCCTTGACCATGGCCTTGAACTCGTCCTGGACGGCCTGCGGGCCTTCCTCCCTGGCTGCCCGGGTTGCATACCCGGGGTGGGGGGCGAAGAACGCGGCGGTGTTGTAGCCCCAGTAGTTGGTGAGCCCGAGGTCCTGCAGGTGCGGCTCATCGATATGGAAGTGCACGGGCAGGAGCTGGACGGATGTGATGCCCAGGCTGGTCAGGTGCTCCACCACGGCGGGGTGGGCCAGGCCTGCATAAGTGCCCCTGAGCTCCTCCGGCACATCGGGATGGAGCATGCTCTGGCCGCGGACGTGGGCTTCATAGACGATGGTGTTGCGCCAGGGCAGACGCAGGCGTTCGTCCGTCCCCCAGTCGAAGTGAGCGGCGGTCCGGACGCTGGCAAGGACGCCATCGCGCTGGTCCACTCCCCGGCCATACGGGTCCAGCAGCAGGGGCCAGCCGCCGGGACCTTTCCCGTCGCCTGCGGGAGGCGCAGACGTCAGCGGTTGGCCGTCCGGGGAGGGACGGAAACCGTAGCGCGATCCGTACGGCAGGTCCTCGACAATGCCGTGATGGACTCCGCGCGTAAGGTTCGGCAGGGTCTGGACCCGCCACTGGCCGCCCGGAGGGCAGTAAACGATGTCCAGCCTGGCAACCGCGGGGGCGAAACAGGCCACGTTGGCCCGGCCGCCGGCGTGGTGCCGGGTACCGCCGGAATCAGCGCGCGGAACGCTGACACCAAGGGGAACAGCCGAAGAGGCGTCCATGGTGGAAGCAGTGTCGAAGAGCGGCATGACCATCACCTAAATAGTAGCGGTCAGCGGCACTTGACCTGCCCGTTCTCCGCTGCGGCGCAGGGAAACCAGCCCGGAGGCCTGGAACCTATCCGGCCGCGCGCTGGCGGGAGACCTCATACAGCGAGATGCCCACGGCCATCGAAGCGTTGAGCGACTCCATGGCGGAATCGATGGGGATGGAGACAATCTGGTCGCAGTTTTCGCGGACCAGCCGGCTCAGGCCCTTTCCTTCCGAGCCCACCACGATGCACACCGGTTCGGTGGCCAGGGTGAGGTCAGGCAGCGAGACGTCGCCGTCGCCGTCGAGCCCCAGCACGAAGATGCCCATGTTCTTGAACTGCTTCAGGGCATTGTTGAGGTTGGAGGCGCGGGCCACCGGCACGCGGACAGCGGCACCGGCACTGGTTTTCCAGGCCGATGCGGTAACGCCCACGGAACGGCGCTCAGGGACGATGACGCCGTGGCCGCTGAAGGCGGAGACGGAGCGGATGATGGCGCCCAGGTTCCGGGGGTCCGTGATGCCGTCCAGGGCAACGAAGAGCGGCGCGTTGCCGACGTGCCCCTTCTTCCACTTCTCCACGGTTTCCTCGGCCAGTTCGTAGGCGTCCTGGTACTCGTAGGGCGGGATCTGCAGCACCAGGCCCTGGTGCACGGCGTCGTCGGTCATCCGGTCAAGCTCGGGCTTGCCGGTCTCCAGCAGCGGGATACCGCGCTCGGCGGCAAGCTTCAGGGATTCCTTGACACGGTCGTCCATCTCGATGCGGATGGCAACGTGCAGGGCTTTGGCGGGGATGCCGGCCCGGAGCGCTTCCACCACGGAGTTCCGGCCGGTGACTACCTCTTCGGTGGCGCGTCCCTTGGGGCCGGACTTGGCCGCGCCGGCGCTGCGTGCACCGGTGCCGCGCTTGGCTGCGGAACGCTCGGCGAGCTGCCTGGCCTTGTGTGCTTTGTGGTACGGGCGGTCCTCCGCCTTGGGCGTGGGGCCCTTGCCTTCGAGAGCCTTGCGGCCATGGCCACCGGTTCCGATGGTCGGGCCCTTCTTCGCTTTAACCGATCGGCGACCATTGTTGGCCATGATGTTCCACCCTTGATTGTGACGACTGAATCTGCATACCAGTCTACTGACCCGAAAAAAATCGGCGTATCCGGGCGGGGTTCAGCCTGGCCTCAGCCCCGCTCAGTCGCGCTTGAGGCTCCAGGTGGGACCGTCCGGGCCGTCCTCCACCACGACGCCGGCCTGGTTCAGGGTGTCCCGGATCGCGTCGGAAGCGGCCCAGTCCTTTTCAGCTCGGGCGGCTGCACGGGCTGCCAACTGGGCTTCCACCAGGACGCCAAGAGCCTTGGCCTCCTGCGTACCCGCTGCTCCGGAATCTGCCACAGCGTTCAGTCCGAGGACCCGGAGCATATCGTGGACGTGATGCAATGCCTGCCGGGCATCCTCCAACCGGTCCTCGGTGAGGGCTGTATTGCCGGACCGGACGGTGTCATGGAGGACGGCCAGCGCCTGCGGCACATTCAGGTCGTCGTCCATGGCGCGTTCAAAGGCTTCGGGTACCAGTCCGTAGGTGAAAAAGCTGTAGGTGCCGTCGACGGAAAGGGCGCGGACGGCCCGGCTGATGAACCCATGAATGCGTTCGACGGCGGCCGCGGCCTCCTCCAGGGACGTGGGCCGGTAGTCGAGGATGGAGCGGTAGTGCGCCTGGCCGAGGTAGTACCGCACCACCCGGGGCGATGCCAGTTCCAGCATTTCCCCGGGGCTGATGGTGTTGCCGATGGACTTGGACATCTTTTCGCCCTGGTAGGTCACCATGCCGTTGTGCATCCAGAAGTTGGCGAACGAATGTCCTGCCGCCTGCGACTGCGCCATCTCGTTTTCGTGGTGCGGGAAGCGCAGGTCCAGGCCGCCGCCATGGATGTCGAACGCGGTGCCCAGGTACTTGGTGACCATGGCGGAGCACTCAAGGTGCCAGCCGGGCCGCCCGGCACCCCAGGGCGAGGCCCAGCTGGCGGTGGCCGGCTCTCCCTCTTTGGAACCCTTCCACAGCGCAAAGTCGCGGGGATCCTTCTTTCCGCGGGGGTCGGCGTCGGGCGCTGCCTGCATGTCGTCGATGTTCTGCCGGGTCAGGGCCCCGTACTTGTCCCACGAACGGACGTCGAAGTACACGTCACCCGAATCGTCCAGCGCAGGATAGGCGTGCCCGCGGTCGATGAGCTGCTGGATCAGGGCGTGCATCTCGGGGATGTGCCCGGTGGCCCTGGGTTCGTAGGTGGGGCGGGAGACGCCAAGGGTGTCGTAGGCCTTCAGGAATTCCTGCTCGTAGCGGTACGCCAGCGCCCACCACTCTTCGCGCGGCACTTCTCCCGCCTCGGGGCTGAAGTCCGGCGCGAAGGAAGCCTCGGACTTGGCGAGAATCTTGTCGTCAATGTCCGTCACGTTGCGGACCACCGTGACGCGCAGGCCGCGGTACTCCAGCCAGCGGGTGAGCTGGTCAAAGGCGATGGCGGAACGGATGTGGCCCACGTGCGGCATCCCCTGGACCGTGGCCCCGCAGTAATAGAGGCTGACCTTGCCCTCAACGATGGGGACGAAGTTCCGGACTTCGGCGGAGGCAGTGTCATAGAAGCGCAGGGTCACTGCTCCAGACTAACCGATGGCTGGGGGCTGCCGCGGGTACACCAGGGCGGTGGCAACCGCGGAAATACCCTCCCCGCGTCCGGTGAATCCCAGGCCGTCGCTGGTGGTTGCCGTGACGCCTACATGCGCGCCCACGGCTTCGCTTAGGATCTTTTGTGATTCTTCCCGGCGCGGCCCGAATTTGGGGCGGTTGGCCACGAACTGCACCGCAACATTGCCTATTTCGAAGCCGGCTGCCCGGACGATTCGTGCAGCTTCAGCCAGGAGGGTTGCGCCGGACGCCCCGGCGAACTCCGGGCGGTCGGTGCCGAAGTGGGTGCCGAGGTCGCCGATGCCGGCAGCCGAGAACAGTGCGTCCGCGGCAGCGTGGGCCACGGCGTCACCGTCAGAGTGCCCGGCGAGGCCGCGTTCTCCGGGCCAGAGGAGTCCGCCGAGCCACAGCGGACGGGGTGAGTCCTCCGGTGCGTAAGCGTGGACATCGATTCCCACTCCGGTGCGCGGCAGAACCATGTCCGCGCTCATCCCTCCACCCACCGGGCGCCGAGCGGGCCTTCCAGGAGTCCTTCGGCGAAGATCAGGTCAAGGGGTGTGGTGATCTTGAGGGACTGCGTTGAGCCACGGACGGCGTGGACGGGTGTGCCGAGCATCTCCACGAGCATGGCGTCGTCGGTGACGGCCGCGGACTGCTGCTGGTCCAAGCCCTGTGCCGCCTGGTGCGCCTGCAGCAGGGTGCCGATCCTGAAGCCCTGGGGCGTCTGGACAGCCCGCAGTTCCTCGCGGCGGGCCGTCCCCGTGACAACCTCGGGCGCCAACGCAGTGTCCCCGCCCGTGGTGGCCGCCACCGTTTTGACGGTGTCCACCACGGGAAGCGCGGGAATGACGGCAGCAGCACCGGCGGCAAGGGCATCGGAGACGCGGTGGAAAACGGATTCGGGTGTCAGCGCGCGGGCGGCATCGTGGACGAGGACCGCTTCGATGCCGTCCATCAGTGCAGCGATACCGGCACGGACGGAGTCGGCCCGGGTGGATCCGCCGTCGACAATCGTCACGAGGGGGCCGGCGTCTGCGAGTTCACCGCGGAAGTCGTCACACAGCTGGCGCAGTCCCTGGTCGCCGGCGGGCAACGCCACGCAGACCTGGCTGGCGACTCCTGACGCGACAATTCCCCGCAGGGCATGCATCAGGATCGGCTCGCCGCCGAGCGGTACGGCCGCCTTGGGCATGCCGTACCCGAGGCGCTGCCCTGAACCGGCGGCCACCACGATGACTGCAGTGACCAGGCGCGTGGGTGATTCACTCATGCGCCTAGCCTACGACGCCGCCACTTCGGTTAGGTGCCTAAGACACCGCCGGGGAGGAGCCAAAAAAAGTAGCCCCGGCGGCACTTGCGTGCCGCCGGGGCTAAATTCTTAGGAAGCCAGGACCTCGTCGAGAACGCTTGCAGCCTTCTCCTCGTCGGTCTTTTCAGCCAGCGCCAGTTCTGAAATCAGAATTTGACGGGCCTTGGCCAGCATTCGCTTCTCGCCTGCGGAAAGGCCCCGGTCGTGATCCCGGCGCCACAGGTCGCGAACAACCTCTGCCACCTTGATGACGTCACCGGAAGCAAGCTTCTCCAGGTTTGCCTTGTACCTGCGTGACCAGTTGGTTGGTTCCTCGGTGAACTCGGCGCGGAGCACATCGAACACGTGCTCCAGGCCTTCCTTGCCCACTACGTCCCGGACCCCAACAAGGTCAACGTTCTCTGCTGGAACTTCAATGGTCAGATCACCCTGAGCCACCTTGAGCTTGAGATACATCTTCTCTTCGCCCTTGATGGTGCGCATCTTGATTTCTTCAATCTTCGCAGCACCGTGGTGAGGGTAAACTACTGTCTCGCCGACCTCAAATACCATGTGGACATTTCCCCTTTCCCGCAGACCAGTTTATCACGATTCAGGCATATGACCGGCCGAAGAAAGGGCCCGCAACCGCGAAAATACGCGGAAAATGAGCCCAATCGACCCCCTCCACCCCCTTGACGGATGCACAGATTAGTGCATGGCGTGAGCGCTCCCACAGCCGATGTGACACCGCCGAATCCTCGTTTGACGCTCATTGCGGATAGGCTATGGCTGAAAAAGACTTCAAATTTCTCGAGGAGTACGTGACGTGCGTTCCACTGCGATGAACCGGGCCCAGCGCGGCAAACTGGCACTGACGGCTGCTGCCCTTGGCGCCAGCCTGCTGACCGCGGGCTGCGGTTACATCACGCCCCAGCAGACCAACCACCAGTACTCCGCCTCGGATGGCATCCGCGCAGACCTTGGCCCCCTGCAGCTGCGGAACATCCTCATTGTCTCCACGGGCGAGGACGAGCCCGGCCGCCTGATTGGCGCCGTCTACAACTCCTCCTCGAAGGACGTGAAGCTCACGGTCAACGGCGCCAAGGGTTCACAGACCGAGGTCCCGGTGAAGGCCAACTCCTACACCCTGCTGAACGAGAAGTCAGACGAGGCCATCCTGAGCACCACCGGCGGCGTGCCCGGCTCCCTGGTGGACGTCAAGATCACCGAGAACGGCACCAACCTCAGCAACACGGTCAAGGTTCCCGTCCTGGACGCCACCTTGGAGGAGTACAAGAACTACGTACCGACTCCGAGCCCCTCGGAAACACCTTCTTCTTCTTCTGCAAGCCCCAGCGCCAGCTCTTCAGCCGGCGCCAGCTCCTCCACGAGCGCCACTCCGGGCGCCACGGCAAGCGCCACCGGCACCAGCCGCTAGGCAGGGCCCGGCAGCACCGGCACAACGAAAGGGAGGAGCCACCGGCTCCTCCCTTTTTGTATGCCCTTGTCCGTGCCGCCCGCCCTACGGCTCGAACTTGTACCCGAGGCCGCGGACAGTGACCAGGTAGCGCGGAGCGGAGGGATCGGGCTCGATCTTCCCGCGGAGGCGCTTCACGTGGACGTCCAGGGTCTTGGTGTCGCCCACGTAGTCGGAGCCCCAGACGCGGTCGATCAGCTGGCCGCGGGTCAGCACCCTGCCCGAGTTGCGCAGCAGCATCTCCAGGAGCTCGAACTCTTTCAAGGGAAGCAGGACCTGCTCGCCGTCCACGCTCACCACGTGCCGTTCGATGTCCATCCGGACCGGGCCGGCCTGGACCGTTGAGGAGATGAGTTCCTCCGGTTCACCCTGACGCCGGAGCACTGCCCTGATCCGGGCCACCAGTTCGCGGGAAGAGTAGGGCTTGGTGACATAATCGTCGGCGCCGAGCTCCAGGCCCACTACTTTGTCGATTTCCGAATCCTTGGCGGTCAGCATGATCACGGGAACACTTGAGCGCTGGCGGAGCTGGCGGCACACCTCAGTACCGGAAAGCCCGGGGAGCTGCAGGTCAAGCAAAACCAGGTCAGCGCCGTTGCGATCAAATTCGGTGACAGCGTCCAGTCCGTTATCCACCACCTCGACCTCGAACCCTTCCTTACCCAGCAAATAGGACAAGGGATCGCTGAACGACTCCTCGTCCTCAACAATCAAAATCCTGCTCAAGCGCTAGCTCCTCGTTCTGTTGCGCCGGCGGCGCGGTGTACTTGGGTGGGATGGGGCTGTTCCGGCGCCAGTGCCGGTGCTTCTGTTGCGGCAGGCCCGGGCCCGCCGTCCTGCCCTTCCATCTCGGGCAGCCGGAGGGTGAACGTTGACCCCTTGCCGGGCTGGGACCAAAGGGTCACTTCGCCGCCGTGGTTCGATGCCACGTGCTTCACGATGCTCAGGCCCAGGCCGGTACCGCCCGTCTGGCGGGACCGCGCCGCGTCCGCGCGGTAGAAACGTTCGAACACGCGTTCCTGGTCCTCAGGAGTGAGTCCCTCCCCCTGGTCGGTGACTGAAATCGAGACCAGGCCTTCCCTGGAACGTACACCAATGCCCACCCGGGTGTTGGCCGGTGAATAGCGGATGGCGTTGTCGATGAGGTTCCGCAGCGCAGTCACCAGGAGGTCCTGGTCGCCGAACACCTTGCCATCGGTGCGGCCCCCCACCATGATGCTGATGTTCTTGCTTTCCGCGGGAAGCTGGGACCGGTCCACGGCCTCGGCGATGACGGCATTGATGTCCACGGGGCCGCCCTGCTGCGTCACGCTGGCGCCCTGCAGGCGCGAAAGTTCGATGATGTCCTGCACCAGGGCGGCCAGGCGGGCGGATTCCTTGTGCATGCGCTTGGCAAAGCGGCGGACAGCTTCCTCGTCATCGGCCGAGGACTCGAGCGCCTCGGCGAGCAGGGAGATGGCGCCCACGGGGGTTTTCAGTTCGTGCGAAACGTTGGCGACAAAATCATTGCGGATCTCTTCGGTGCGGGTGATCTCGGTCCGGTCATCGGCAAGGAGCAGGATATATTCCTCACCCAGCATGGCCGCCCGGACCTGGACGACAATGGTTCCCTGGCCCAGCGGCCCCCGCGGAAGTTCGAGCTGCCTTTCCAGGATGACGCCGTCCCGCCGGACTCCAGCCGCCATGTCCAAAAGCTCCTTGTGCACCACAGTGTGCCCGCGGACCAGTCCGTAGGCGTAGGCTGCGGGGCTGGCACGAACCACGCCGTCCACGTCGTCCAGCACCACGAAAGCACGTCCGACGACGGCGAGCACCTCCGCTGCGCCGGCTGGCAGCGCCGGCTCCCCGGCACCGACGTCCAGCAGCTCGCGCTGCTTCTCGCTCACACGGTAGGCAAGCACGCCGAATGTGCCAAGCGCCAGGCCGATAAGGCCAGCAACCAGACCGATGAGCATAGGATCCACAGCTCCACCTTATGCTCTTGTCCATAGCCCCCCGCCGCCTTCAGGCCCGTCCGGCAAACGGTTCAACTAACGTTCATCTGGGTGGGCATAACCGTTTACCCGGCGATGACAGAGTAAGTGACCAGAGCGCCCAATGGCGACACGATTCCTGCTGCCCTGGAGCGGCCGGCGGGAGTTCCAAGGAAAGGACGCCTACGTGCGTAAGGTTTTTCAGGAAGAGCTCACCCAGGTCGGTGACCAGCTGGTGGAGATCTCCCGGCTGGTCAGCGAAGCGATGGACAAGGCCACTACCTCATTCCAGGTAGCGGACGTGGACCTCGCGCAGGACGTGATCGCCGCGGACGCGCGCATCGACTTCCTGCAGAACAGCCTTGATGAGCGGGCCATCGACATTTTGGCGCTGCAGGGTCCTGTA
This window encodes:
- a CDS encoding barstar family protein; the protein is MKIFSGDTWTLEELQEQVADAGRRSVIIPPADSKRAVLETFGEVLDFPEHYGVNLDALNDSLHDFADSITDNGNPPVTVLWQVAAPFRGDRSFGIICEILQDAERYAGKDLAVTAVLL
- a CDS encoding ribonuclease domain-containing protein → MRNRSILPLLLAALVVLAMVAFGGAGLLGQQTESTTPGTASSRTATPDGTATSAAAKQSSPQRRTNPSSLPEIRESALPADGRRVLGLIRAGGPFQFSQDDQVFGNFERVLPVRDRGYYREYTVPTPGESDRGARRIVAGNGGEKYYTGDHYETFKYIAEGS
- the glgX gene encoding glycogen debranching protein GlgX; the encoded protein is MVMPLFDTASTMDASSAVPLGVSVPRADSGGTRHHAGGRANVACFAPAVARLDIVYCPPGGQWRVQTLPNLTRGVHHGIVEDLPYGSRYGFRPSPDGQPLTSAPPAGDGKGPGGWPLLLDPYGRGVDQRDGVLASVRTAAHFDWGTDERLRLPWRNTIVYEAHVRGQSMLHPDVPEELRGTYAGLAHPAVVEHLTSLGITSVQLLPVHFHIDEPHLQDLGLTNYWGYNTAAFFAPHPGYATRAAREEGPQAVQDEFKAMVKALHAAGLEVILDVVYNHTAEGGPDGQVLSFRGLGEDTYYRVDGHGKYIDTTGCGNTLNFADQRVVQMVTDSLRYWVDEFHIDGFRFDLAVTLCRNAANEFDPKHPFLTAVAADPVLSEVKLIAEPWDIGDGGWQTGRFPGGWVDWNDHFRDAVRTFWVADREALDSGGSGGTMAKLADALSGSAGLFQASGRSRLASLNFITAHDGFTMNDLVSFERKHNEDNGEENRDGHGDNRSYNHGVEGPTENGAILAKRAQARRNLMASLMVALGVPMIMAGDELARTQQGNNNAYCQDNAMTWLDWTLTPEAHEMLRSTKRYIRLRKEFLAAQPHDFPVRDEQSYLYWFDQHGQPMSAERWNDPQHRVMQLLLGDDGGELAGLVVVNGGASDVLVTLPDAGRQTPSLFELRLTTSPRHKERQGIQVASGETDLAEANSISIYRT
- the rlmB gene encoding 23S rRNA (guanosine(2251)-2'-O)-methyltransferase RlmB is translated as MANNGRRSVKAKKGPTIGTGGHGRKALEGKGPTPKAEDRPYHKAHKARQLAERSAAKRGTGARSAGAAKSGPKGRATEEVVTGRNSVVEALRAGIPAKALHVAIRIEMDDRVKESLKLAAERGIPLLETGKPELDRMTDDAVHQGLVLQIPPYEYQDAYELAEETVEKWKKGHVGNAPLFVALDGITDPRNLGAIIRSVSAFSGHGVIVPERRSVGVTASAWKTSAGAAVRVPVARASNLNNALKQFKNMGIFVLGLDGDGDVSLPDLTLATEPVCIVVGSEGKGLSRLVRENCDQIVSIPIDSAMESLNASMAVGISLYEVSRQRAAG
- the cysS gene encoding cysteine--tRNA ligase, which translates into the protein MTLRFYDTASAEVRNFVPIVEGKVSLYYCGATVQGMPHVGHIRSAIAFDQLTRWLEYRGLRVTVVRNVTDIDDKILAKSEASFAPDFSPEAGEVPREEWWALAYRYEQEFLKAYDTLGVSRPTYEPRATGHIPEMHALIQQLIDRGHAYPALDDSGDVYFDVRSWDKYGALTRQNIDDMQAAPDADPRGKKDPRDFALWKGSKEGEPATASWASPWGAGRPGWHLECSAMVTKYLGTAFDIHGGGLDLRFPHHENEMAQSQAAGHSFANFWMHNGMVTYQGEKMSKSIGNTISPGEMLELASPRVVRYYLGQAHYRSILDYRPTSLEEAAAAVERIHGFISRAVRALSVDGTYSFFTYGLVPEAFERAMDDDLNVPQALAVLHDTVRSGNTALTEDRLEDARQALHHVHDMLRVLGLNAVADSGAAGTQEAKALGVLVEAQLAARAAARAEKDWAASDAIRDTLNQAGVVVEDGPDGPTWSLKRD
- the ispF gene encoding 2-C-methyl-D-erythritol 2,4-cyclodiphosphate synthase, with amino-acid sequence MSADMVLPRTGVGIDVHAYAPEDSPRPLWLGGLLWPGERGLAGHSDGDAVAHAAADALFSAAGIGDLGTHFGTDRPEFAGASGATLLAEAARIVRAAGFEIGNVAVQFVANRPKFGPRREESQKILSEAVGAHVGVTATTSDGLGFTGRGEGISAVATALVYPRQPPAIG
- the ispD gene encoding 2-C-methyl-D-erythritol 4-phosphate cytidylyltransferase; protein product: MSESPTRLVTAVIVVAAGSGQRLGYGMPKAAVPLGGEPILMHALRGIVASGVASQVCVALPAGDQGLRQLCDDFRGELADAGPLVTIVDGGSTRADSVRAGIAALMDGIEAVLVHDAARALTPESVFHRVSDALAAGAAAVIPALPVVDTVKTVAATTGGDTALAPEVVTGTARREELRAVQTPQGFRIGTLLQAHQAAQGLDQQQSAAVTDDAMLVEMLGTPVHAVRGSTQSLKITTPLDLIFAEGLLEGPLGARWVEG
- a CDS encoding CarD family transcriptional regulator, which gives rise to MVFEVGETVVYPHHGAAKIEEIKMRTIKGEEKMYLKLKVAQGDLTIEVPAENVDLVGVRDVVGKEGLEHVFDVLRAEFTEEPTNWSRRYKANLEKLASGDVIKVAEVVRDLWRRDHDRGLSAGEKRMLAKARQILISELALAEKTDEEKAASVLDEVLAS
- a CDS encoding response regulator transcription factor produces the protein MSRILIVEDEESFSDPLSYLLGKEGFEVEVVDNGLDAVTEFDRNGADLVLLDLQLPGLSGTEVCRQLRQRSSVPVIMLTAKDSEIDKVVGLELGADDYVTKPYSSRELVARIRAVLRRQGEPEELISSTVQAGPVRMDIERHVVSVDGEQVLLPLKEFELLEMLLRNSGRVLTRGQLIDRVWGSDYVGDTKTLDVHVKRLRGKIEPDPSAPRYLVTVRGLGYKFEP
- a CDS encoding sensor histidine kinase — encoded protein: MLIGLVAGLIGLALGTFGVLAYRVSEKQRELLDVGAGEPALPAGAAEVLAVVGRAFVVLDDVDGVVRASPAAYAYGLVRGHTVVHKELLDMAAGVRRDGVILERQLELPRGPLGQGTIVVQVRAAMLGEEYILLLADDRTEITRTEEIRNDFVANVSHELKTPVGAISLLAEALESSADDEEAVRRFAKRMHKESARLAALVQDIIELSRLQGASVTQQGGPVDINAVIAEAVDRSQLPAESKNISIMVGGRTDGKVFGDQDLLVTALRNLIDNAIRYSPANTRVGIGVRSREGLVSISVTDQGEGLTPEDQERVFERFYRADAARSRQTGGTGLGLSIVKHVASNHGGEVTLWSQPGKGSTFTLRLPEMEGQDGGPGPAATEAPALAPEQPHPTQVHRAAGATERGASA